From one Flavobacterium kingsejongi genomic stretch:
- a CDS encoding aminotransferase class IV — MINYNGNSIAEQENELFDNRGFLFGDAVFETVKTVDGKILFLEDHYFRLMSSMRILRMEIPMNFTMEFLEQQLLSVIEGQENPSFRIRITVCRKNGGFYLPETNAVDYIITAAPLPKTLYEMQPSDYEVDLFKDFYVPRQLLSTIKSTNKSVNIAGSIFAHENGYQNCLLLNDAKNVIEALQGNLFMLTGDKLVTPPVSEGCLNGVMRKQVLEIAKKTEGLEVSESPISPFDLQKADELFITNVIQGIQSITKYRKKEYGNGMAKVLLMKLNAQIRLG; from the coding sequence ATGATTAATTACAATGGCAATAGCATTGCAGAACAGGAGAATGAGTTATTTGACAATCGTGGTTTTCTCTTTGGGGATGCGGTTTTTGAAACAGTAAAAACGGTAGATGGGAAAATTTTATTCCTTGAAGACCATTATTTCAGGCTCATGTCATCCATGCGGATCCTGCGAATGGAGATTCCTATGAATTTTACCATGGAATTCCTGGAGCAACAATTGTTATCAGTCATTGAGGGTCAGGAAAATCCTTCGTTTCGAATCCGGATTACCGTATGCCGTAAAAACGGTGGTTTTTACCTTCCAGAAACCAATGCAGTGGATTACATCATCACTGCAGCACCGTTACCCAAAACGTTATACGAAATGCAGCCATCAGACTATGAAGTTGACCTTTTCAAAGATTTTTATGTACCGCGCCAATTGCTTTCGACGATTAAATCAACCAATAAAAGCGTGAATATCGCAGGAAGTATTTTTGCTCATGAAAACGGGTACCAAAACTGCCTGTTACTCAACGATGCAAAGAATGTTATTGAAGCGTTACAGGGCAATTTGTTTATGCTGACCGGAGATAAATTAGTAACTCCGCCGGTATCAGAAGGGTGCCTGAATGGAGTAATGCGTAAACAGGTGTTGGAAATCGCCAAAAAGACGGAAGGGCTTGAAGTGTCCGAAAGCCCGATTTCTCCTTTTGATTTGCAAAAGGCCGACGAATTGTTTATTACCAATGTCATTCAGGGGATACAGTCCATTACCAAATACCGTAAAAAAGAATACGGTAATGGCATGGCAAAAGTATTATTAATGAAACTCAATGCCCAGATTCGTTTGGGTTAA
- a CDS encoding START-like domain-containing protein, whose translation MEEKIKYELEFPINSSPQLLYTYISTPSGLSEWFADNVNSRGEFFTFIWDDSEEKARLSSKKSGEKVKYRWVDDNDKDTEYFFELRIQVDEITKDVSLVVVDFAHDKEVDEAKQLWENQISDLKHVIGSV comes from the coding sequence ATGGAAGAAAAAATTAAATATGAATTGGAATTTCCGATAAATTCTTCACCCCAATTATTATACACTTACATCTCGACTCCATCGGGTCTTTCGGAGTGGTTTGCCGATAATGTCAATTCCAGAGGTGAGTTTTTTACTTTTATATGGGATGATTCAGAGGAAAAAGCCAGGCTGTCTTCCAAGAAAAGCGGTGAAAAAGTAAAATACAGATGGGTAGATGATAATGATAAGGATACCGAATACTTTTTTGAGCTTAGAATACAGGTAGATGAGATCACTAAGGATGTTTCCCTGGTAGTAGTTGATTTTGCACATGATAAAGAAGTGGACGAAGCCAAACAGTTATGGGAAAATCAGATTTCGGATTTGAAACACGTAATTGGATCAGTATAG
- a CDS encoding nuclear transport factor 2 family protein yields MAKTHKEIIQECERRLIESIVTKDLNSFHKLVHPEAVYTDEAGRIFTSANRADRMVSSLIEFEIMDVLEEHISNFNTVAIVNVLNHIEGKYLGMHFKGSYFYTRTWLFIDRKWQVIAAVALKV; encoded by the coding sequence ATGGCAAAAACACATAAAGAAATAATACAAGAGTGTGAGCGCAGGCTCATTGAATCGATTGTTACGAAAGATTTAAATTCCTTTCATAAACTGGTTCACCCTGAAGCCGTTTATACCGATGAAGCTGGAAGGATTTTTACTTCGGCTAACCGGGCAGATCGCATGGTTTCCAGTCTCATTGAGTTTGAGATAATGGACGTGTTGGAAGAGCATATTTCAAACTTCAATACTGTAGCCATTGTAAATGTACTGAATCATATCGAAGGAAAATACCTGGGCATGCACTTTAAAGGCTCTTATTTCTATACCAGAACCTGGCTGTTTATCGATCGAAAATGGCAAGTCATTGCAGCGGTAGCCCTTAAGGTATAG
- a CDS encoding alpha/beta fold hydrolase, with product MKSKKLLFFLLLLSNAYGATATALKKSSLATTGIDTTVIVPIGGIQQYLSFKGKDITKPVLLFLHGGPGSSLMKVADQFTQKLQDHFIVVQWDQRETGATLALNASPDKLTAELLQKDTEAMITYLLQHFNQKKLYLVSHSWGSVLAFDIAVKHPELLYAYIPISPIIDQQKGAALTQTMLEKWAQKTKNETAIQELALVHIPFEKPDDLFYSQKWLFIHNGVDFAQKDDFKATYYKWLDIWFPMWKASVQGSLFTKVPEVHCPIYFFEGNGDKQKSHDLVADYYRFLKAPKKKLFWFRKSGHTVFNTEPDKIQQLLIETVLPETYIN from the coding sequence ATGAAATCAAAAAAACTTCTGTTCTTTTTGCTCTTGCTATCCAACGCTTATGGAGCTACCGCTACAGCCCTGAAAAAAAGTAGCCTGGCTACTACGGGGATTGATACCACTGTAATTGTACCGATCGGGGGGATTCAGCAGTACCTCAGTTTCAAAGGAAAAGATATCACAAAACCAGTACTGTTGTTTTTGCATGGCGGACCGGGATCTTCCCTGATGAAGGTCGCTGATCAATTTACCCAAAAGCTGCAGGATCATTTTATAGTCGTACAATGGGACCAACGGGAAACCGGAGCAACACTGGCTTTAAATGCATCACCTGATAAACTGACAGCCGAATTGCTTCAAAAGGATACGGAAGCAATGATTACTTATTTGCTTCAGCATTTTAACCAAAAGAAATTATACCTCGTCTCCCACTCCTGGGGTTCAGTACTGGCTTTTGACATTGCGGTAAAACATCCTGAATTGCTGTATGCCTACATTCCTATCAGCCCGATTATAGACCAGCAAAAAGGAGCAGCACTCACCCAAACGATGTTAGAAAAGTGGGCGCAGAAAACAAAAAATGAAACGGCGATCCAGGAATTGGCACTCGTACATATCCCGTTTGAAAAACCTGATGATTTATTCTACTCCCAAAAATGGCTTTTTATCCATAATGGAGTTGATTTTGCCCAGAAGGATGATTTTAAAGCCACCTATTACAAATGGCTGGACATTTGGTTTCCGATGTGGAAAGCGTCGGTTCAGGGTTCCCTGTTCACAAAAGTTCCCGAAGTACACTGCCCCATCTACTTTTTTGAGGGGAATGGCGACAAACAAAAATCCCATGACCTGGTAGCGGACTACTATCGATTTTTAAAAGCTCCGAAAAAGAAACTCTTTTGGTTCCGGAAATCCGGCCACACTGTATTTAATACCGAACCGGATAAGATACAACAACTGCTTATTGAAACTGTATTACCTGAAACCTATATAAATTAA
- a CDS encoding type 1 glutamine amidotransferase domain-containing protein, with protein sequence MKNVKKRMNALLLIVIGTTLITGCQPDKKTAVAADSEKSEVPSGKKKILFVVTSHGVKGTTGTPTGYYLSEVSHPWEILTAAGYEIDFVSPKGGNPPVDGFDLKDPINKKFWEDPEYHKKIENTLRPSEVNPADYVAIHYAGGHGAMWDFPENTEIATIASTIYEHNGIVSAVCHGPAGIVNIKLSDGQYLVTGKKVNGFTNEEEAEVGLTKVVPFLLEDQLIARGAKFEKSGKWQVHVVSDQRLITGQNPQSGEAVGKAVLSELQKL encoded by the coding sequence ATGAAAAACGTGAAGAAACGTATGAATGCATTGCTGTTAATCGTTATAGGGACTACCTTAATTACGGGCTGCCAGCCGGATAAAAAAACAGCAGTAGCAGCAGATTCTGAAAAATCGGAGGTGCCATCCGGCAAAAAGAAAATTCTCTTTGTAGTGACCAGCCACGGTGTAAAAGGTACTACCGGAACTCCCACAGGGTATTACCTAAGCGAAGTATCCCATCCATGGGAAATTCTCACTGCAGCAGGTTATGAAATTGATTTTGTCAGTCCTAAAGGTGGAAATCCACCAGTAGATGGTTTTGACCTGAAAGATCCTATCAATAAGAAATTTTGGGAAGATCCGGAATACCATAAAAAAATAGAAAATACATTACGTCCGTCAGAAGTTAATCCTGCGGATTATGTAGCCATACATTATGCCGGAGGTCATGGAGCGATGTGGGATTTTCCAGAGAATACCGAAATTGCAACAATAGCTTCCACAATCTACGAACATAACGGAATTGTAAGTGCGGTATGCCACGGTCCGGCGGGAATTGTAAATATTAAGCTAAGTGATGGCCAATACCTGGTTACCGGTAAAAAAGTAAACGGATTCACCAATGAAGAAGAAGCGGAAGTAGGACTGACCAAAGTAGTCCCTTTTTTACTGGAAGATCAATTGATTGCACGAGGAGCTAAATTTGAGAAATCCGGTAAGTGGCAGGTGCATGTGGTAAGCGATCAACGCCTGATTACAGGGCAGAATCCACAATCAGGGGAAGCGGTAGGCAAAGCAGTACTATCCGAATTGCAAAAATTATAA
- a CDS encoding TIGR03571 family LLM class oxidoreductase — protein METICKIHVPGKMTLGLEFPLDNDWSLAGEQKRQQQGRPFGIPDVSRHAEYIRLADTLGFSALWMREVPVYDPAFGDGAQLFDTIAYLGYIAGITRNIVIGTAAIVLPLHNPLQLAKAIATVENLSEGRLLFGVGLGDRPVEFPLFGYDFESRRERFVTNHSILLEAWKDQSQLSKFYPGLNDAIQVYPKPTASISWIVAGKAGQDMDWIAQNMQGWFNYPRTVAETAQMVIGWKNALYDNNQASKPYITAFHLNLLVDDDAPFVPHRFGGSSGVKALLILLQQYEEAGVNHLALHLRKSETPLAEAIRKIGEQALPLFPTPTL, from the coding sequence ATGGAAACCATTTGTAAAATACATGTTCCTGGTAAAATGACACTGGGACTGGAATTTCCACTGGATAACGATTGGTCATTGGCCGGGGAGCAAAAAAGGCAACAGCAGGGACGCCCATTTGGGATCCCCGATGTTAGCCGGCATGCAGAATATATCCGGTTAGCCGATACGTTAGGGTTTTCCGCTTTGTGGATGCGGGAAGTTCCGGTATATGATCCTGCTTTTGGCGATGGTGCCCAGTTGTTTGATACCATTGCATATCTCGGGTATATTGCTGGGATCACCCGAAACATTGTAATTGGCACCGCTGCTATTGTACTACCACTCCATAATCCATTACAACTCGCAAAAGCTATCGCAACAGTCGAAAACCTTTCCGAAGGCCGCCTGCTTTTTGGAGTAGGGCTTGGGGACCGCCCGGTAGAATTTCCGTTGTTCGGGTATGATTTTGAATCCCGTCGGGAGCGATTTGTGACCAATCACAGTATCCTGCTGGAAGCCTGGAAAGATCAAAGCCAGCTCAGCAAGTTTTATCCGGGACTGAATGATGCCATACAGGTATACCCAAAACCTACTGCATCAATTTCGTGGATCGTTGCCGGAAAGGCCGGGCAGGACATGGACTGGATTGCACAAAACATGCAGGGTTGGTTCAATTATCCCAGGACGGTTGCAGAAACGGCTCAGATGGTCATTGGTTGGAAAAATGCATTGTATGATAACAACCAGGCATCAAAGCCGTATATTACTGCCTTTCACCTGAACCTGCTGGTAGATGATGATGCTCCTTTTGTACCACACCGTTTCGGGGGATCATCGGGCGTAAAAGCATTGCTTATCCTTTTACAGCAGTATGAAGAAGCTGGTGTGAATCACCTGGCATTACATCTCAGGAAATCAGAAACCCCGCTGGCCGAAGCGATTCGTAAAATAGGGGAGCAGGCACTGCCTCTTTTTCCAACACCAACACTATAA
- a CDS encoding MFS transporter yields the protein MKTTTNTTAIQSKSKSTGLPAALWALTISAYAIGTTEFVIVGLLPTVAQDLGTSIPTAGLLVSLYALGVAIGAPVLTAVTSGINRKKLLLWIMVLFSIGNALATIAPSFTTLVIARILTGFAHGVFFAIGATIAAGLVPENKRASAIAIMFSGLTVAIVTGVPLGTYIGQHFGWRATFIGVAILGAIGAIASSILIPNTIKKSNPLRLSDLARVLRNPSILLILAITAFGYGGTFVTFTYLTPLLVDIAGFSPDATGLLLLIYGVAIAIGNVIGGKVSNHKPAKALMVMFVLQAIVLLVLSFTIYSQVTAVLTLFAMGILAFSSVPGLQLYIVQMAEKYLPGTEDVASSLNIAAFNVGIAIGAFIGGIVVESTLGVAATPWIGAILVLFGVVLTYKSYSKEKKN from the coding sequence ATGAAAACAACAACAAACACTACTGCTATACAGTCTAAAAGTAAAAGTACGGGATTACCCGCTGCTTTATGGGCACTTACCATTAGTGCTTATGCCATTGGAACCACCGAATTTGTAATCGTAGGGCTATTGCCTACAGTAGCTCAGGATTTAGGAACCTCAATTCCTACTGCCGGATTATTGGTCAGTTTATATGCTTTGGGCGTGGCGATAGGGGCACCGGTTTTAACAGCAGTAACGAGTGGCATCAATCGAAAAAAACTACTCTTATGGATTATGGTACTTTTTAGTATCGGGAATGCTTTAGCCACGATCGCACCATCTTTTACTACTCTGGTTATTGCACGAATCCTCACCGGATTTGCCCATGGGGTATTTTTCGCTATTGGGGCGACAATCGCTGCCGGGTTGGTTCCGGAAAATAAACGCGCCAGTGCCATTGCCATCATGTTTTCCGGACTTACAGTTGCCATTGTCACCGGAGTGCCGCTGGGCACGTACATCGGGCAGCATTTCGGATGGCGTGCTACTTTTATCGGTGTGGCAATTCTTGGGGCTATTGGCGCCATTGCAAGTAGTATATTGATACCCAATACGATTAAAAAAAGCAATCCGTTGCGCCTGTCAGATCTGGCCCGGGTGTTAAGAAATCCATCCATACTGCTGATATTGGCCATTACAGCTTTTGGTTACGGCGGGACGTTTGTAACGTTTACCTACCTGACGCCTTTATTGGTAGATATTGCAGGGTTTTCTCCTGATGCTACCGGATTATTATTACTGATCTATGGAGTGGCCATCGCCATAGGCAATGTGATTGGGGGAAAAGTCTCCAACCATAAACCTGCAAAAGCATTAATGGTGATGTTCGTATTACAGGCTATTGTCTTACTCGTATTATCTTTTACGATTTACAGCCAGGTCACAGCCGTACTGACACTCTTTGCTATGGGAATACTGGCATTCTCCAGCGTACCGGGTCTGCAGCTTTATATTGTGCAAATGGCCGAAAAATACCTGCCCGGGACCGAAGATGTTGCATCATCCCTTAACATCGCTGCTTTTAATGTAGGAATTGCCATCGGGGCATTTATTGGCGGTATTGTGGTTGAGTCAACACTGGGAGTCGCTGCGACACCCTGGATTGGAGCAATATTAGTACTCTTCGGAGTAGTATTGACCTATAAAAGTTATAGTAAAGAAAAAAAGAACTGA
- a CDS encoding Crp/Fnr family transcriptional regulator — protein sequence MDHYTLLRNHIEAICTLTDEEWEFVRGYFHHKKLRKHQFLVQKGDPVPFEFWIIQGLIKAYALDEDGKEHILQFGMENYWVSDHYAYQNKVPATLYVDCIEDSDFFCLKLEDREYMCQQIPAMANFFRTKSNLGYIALQQRILSLLTETAEQRYSKLIKKLPRLIQRVPKKLLASYLGVTRETLSRLKG from the coding sequence ATGGATCATTATACCTTACTCCGAAACCATATTGAAGCAATTTGTACACTCACCGATGAGGAGTGGGAATTTGTCCGGGGGTATTTCCATCATAAAAAACTTAGGAAGCATCAATTCCTGGTACAAAAGGGAGATCCTGTACCATTTGAATTCTGGATCATACAGGGACTCATTAAAGCCTATGCCCTTGATGAAGATGGAAAGGAACATATACTGCAGTTTGGCATGGAGAATTACTGGGTGAGCGATCATTATGCCTACCAGAATAAAGTACCTGCAACCTTATATGTCGATTGTATTGAAGATTCCGATTTCTTTTGCCTGAAGTTAGAAGATCGGGAATACATGTGCCAGCAGATTCCTGCTATGGCCAATTTTTTCCGGACCAAATCCAATCTGGGTTATATTGCCTTACAGCAACGCATACTGTCCTTACTCACAGAAACCGCAGAGCAACGTTACAGTAAGCTGATCAAAAAATTACCCCGGCTGATACAGCGTGTACCTAAGAAATTACTGGCTTCCTATCTAGGGGTGACCCGTGAAACACTGAGCCGCCTCAAAGGATAA
- a CDS encoding S24 family peptidase has translation MDKSTNIKERILQIADYKKISKEKFFESIGMTYGNFKGKSKQTPINSNAIVEILTIYPDINIEWLMTGRGEIIVNDDKKAEEVNIITPSNEVFLHKNGSSQVPKVVTVDNSGKENIVLVPVKAAAGYLNGFGDPEFIQSLPTYSIPNIQNGVFRMFQVNGHSMYPTLHSGAYVVGQFVENWIKDIKDDRVFILVSKNEGIVIKRCLNRISKYGTIYCKSDNRREYPSFAMAPSEILEVWEFKMALTWELSNPADIYERINDLEAKVNFLESRSK, from the coding sequence GTGGATAAATCTACCAATATTAAAGAAAGAATACTTCAAATAGCTGATTATAAAAAGATTAGCAAAGAGAAATTTTTTGAGTCTATAGGTATGACCTACGGTAATTTTAAAGGAAAATCGAAACAAACACCTATTAATTCAAATGCTATAGTAGAAATATTGACCATTTATCCTGATATAAACATTGAATGGTTAATGACCGGTAGAGGCGAAATAATCGTAAATGACGACAAAAAAGCAGAGGAGGTAAATATAATTACCCCCTCGAATGAAGTATTTTTACATAAAAACGGAAGTAGTCAGGTGCCAAAAGTGGTCACGGTTGATAACAGTGGAAAGGAAAATATAGTACTGGTTCCTGTAAAAGCTGCTGCTGGTTATTTGAATGGTTTTGGTGATCCGGAATTTATACAAAGCTTACCTACATATTCAATACCTAATATTCAGAACGGGGTTTTTAGAATGTTTCAGGTTAATGGACATTCAATGTACCCAACCCTACACAGTGGGGCTTATGTAGTAGGCCAATTTGTAGAAAATTGGATAAAGGACATAAAGGACGATCGAGTTTTTATACTTGTGTCCAAAAATGAAGGTATAGTTATTAAGCGTTGTCTGAACCGTATTTCAAAGTATGGTACAATATATTGTAAAAGTGACAATAGGCGCGAATACCCCAGTTTCGCTATGGCACCAAGTGAAATATTAGAAGTATGGGAGTTTAAAATGGCATTAACCTGGGAACTTTCCAATCCTGCTGATATATACGAGAGAATTAACGATTTAGAAGCCAAAGTTAATTTTTTAGAGAGTAGAAGTAAATAA
- a CDS encoding kinase, translating into MFEYYNNNILCVQAAWLIEEGILTKPNVDSLILRGQIKRMQRGGNGRVALIEYETIRPDIKEKIIALVGDPTERAKHIHFSDYLKTDQNAVDFFNNYTLDSNDPLPDKNIKEYIANAEVLNAIKTILESTMSKRKALGSKVKPWEKITTIVQELPRHTWPHSLPANERRLQDRYKIYNVEGYVSLIHKGFCHKNSEKLADVAKSWVLARWSDRVRKCASFAQLLRDYNEHATGLDWPTLKTELSLRNFLQDPKIEALWYGYRYGELKAKEKYTYQHSTKLPSMRDSLWYSDGTKLNYYYLENGKMKTCQVYEVFDTYSEVFVGYHISQTEDYEAQYFAFKMALQTAGHKPYEIKFDNQGGHGKLEASSFLSKISRITNKTQPYNGKSKTIENAFGRFQAEYLKRDWFFTGMNITTKKLESRANMEFILDNVKNLPSLDEVKQVYKQRREQWNAAPHPKTGVSRLEMYLNSQNPATPEVSIWDMVDMFWITREKPVTANAYGISFTEKKIKYDFMVMKNNMPDCKFRLY; encoded by the coding sequence ATGTTCGAATACTATAACAACAACATTTTATGCGTACAGGCAGCCTGGCTGATAGAAGAAGGTATATTAACAAAGCCAAATGTTGATAGCCTAATACTAAGGGGGCAAATTAAAAGGATGCAGCGCGGGGGAAATGGAAGGGTCGCACTGATAGAGTACGAAACGATCCGCCCCGATATAAAAGAAAAGATCATCGCCCTTGTTGGCGATCCAACGGAAAGAGCAAAGCACATACATTTTAGTGACTACCTTAAAACTGATCAAAACGCGGTCGACTTCTTTAACAACTATACGCTTGACAGTAACGACCCACTGCCTGACAAGAATATAAAAGAGTATATCGCCAACGCCGAAGTACTAAATGCCATTAAAACGATTTTGGAATCGACAATGAGCAAACGAAAGGCATTAGGTTCAAAAGTGAAACCCTGGGAAAAGATCACAACAATTGTACAGGAATTACCTCGCCACACGTGGCCGCATTCTTTGCCAGCAAATGAAAGAAGGTTACAGGATCGGTATAAGATTTACAACGTTGAGGGATATGTAAGCCTGATACATAAAGGATTTTGTCATAAAAATTCGGAAAAGCTGGCCGACGTGGCAAAAAGCTGGGTTTTAGCCCGCTGGAGTGATAGAGTAAGGAAATGCGCAAGTTTCGCACAATTACTGAGGGATTACAACGAACATGCTACCGGTTTAGACTGGCCGACGCTAAAAACGGAACTATCCCTGCGGAATTTTCTCCAAGACCCGAAAATAGAAGCCCTTTGGTATGGGTACCGATACGGGGAATTGAAAGCAAAAGAAAAGTACACCTATCAGCATTCAACCAAATTACCAAGTATGCGCGATTCTCTATGGTACTCAGATGGTACAAAGTTGAATTACTACTATTTGGAAAACGGAAAAATGAAAACGTGCCAGGTTTACGAGGTTTTCGACACTTACAGTGAGGTTTTTGTTGGTTACCACATTAGCCAAACAGAAGATTACGAAGCCCAGTATTTTGCCTTTAAAATGGCTTTACAAACGGCAGGCCACAAGCCATACGAAATCAAGTTTGACAACCAGGGCGGCCACGGTAAGTTAGAGGCATCAAGCTTTTTAAGTAAGATTTCAAGAATTACCAATAAAACGCAGCCTTACAACGGTAAGTCTAAAACAATTGAAAACGCGTTCGGAAGATTCCAGGCGGAATACTTGAAAAGAGACTGGTTTTTTACTGGGATGAATATTACCACCAAAAAGCTGGAATCGCGGGCAAATATGGAATTTATCCTGGACAATGTTAAAAACCTTCCATCCCTCGACGAGGTGAAACAAGTGTACAAACAACGCCGGGAACAATGGAACGCTGCGCCGCATCCAAAAACAGGGGTTTCACGATTAGAAATGTATTTAAACAGTCAGAACCCAGCCACGCCGGAAGTTTCCATTTGGGATATGGTAGATATGTTTTGGATCACCAGGGAAAAACCAGTTACAGCCAATGCCTACGGTATTTCGTTCACTGAGAAAAAGATTAAGTACGATTTCATGGTAATGAAAAATAACATGCCTGACTGCAAATTCCGGTTATATTGA
- the istB gene encoding IS21-like element helper ATPase IstB: MNESTVTKMKQMKLYGMFNAFKTAIESGKTDHYTLDQFVSMIIDAEWDERYNRRIERSITNAKFHYKSNIESINFDVSRNLDRNMVLRLAECEFIEKNENILITGSTGVGKSYLGTALGYQACIQGFKVSYFNTSKLFARLKMAKADGTYLRELTKIQRQDVIILDDFGLQALDSHNRITLLEIIEDRHNNGSIIVTSQIPVQGWYDIIGEKTIADAILDRLIHQSHRLELHGESMRKKRGINKE; this comes from the coding sequence ATGAATGAATCCACAGTAACCAAAATGAAACAAATGAAGCTTTATGGCATGTTTAATGCTTTTAAAACAGCCATTGAAAGCGGGAAAACAGATCATTATACCCTTGACCAGTTTGTATCGATGATTATTGATGCAGAATGGGATGAAAGGTACAATCGTCGTATTGAACGAAGTATCACTAATGCCAAATTCCATTACAAATCAAATATTGAAAGTATCAATTTTGATGTATCACGTAACCTGGACCGAAACATGGTACTGCGTCTGGCAGAATGCGAATTTATAGAGAAAAACGAAAACATTTTAATCACTGGAAGCACCGGTGTCGGTAAAAGTTATTTAGGTACTGCATTAGGTTATCAAGCCTGTATACAGGGTTTTAAGGTAAGTTATTTTAATACCTCAAAATTGTTCGCTAGACTAAAAATGGCTAAAGCAGATGGTACTTATCTACGGGAACTTACCAAAATACAAAGACAGGATGTTATAATACTTGATGATTTTGGACTCCAGGCACTTGACAGCCATAACCGAATTACTCTTTTAGAGATCATAGAGGACAGGCATAATAACGGCTCTATAATCGTGACATCACAAATACCAGTTCAAGGCTGGTATGATATAATTGGAGAAAAAACGATAGCCGATGCAATATTAGACAGACTTATACACCAATCTCATAGGCTTGAATTACATGGAGAATCCATGAGAAAGAAAAGAGGAATAAACAAAGAGTGA